In Streptomyces flavofungini, a single genomic region encodes these proteins:
- a CDS encoding protein-L-isoaspartate O-methyltransferase family protein has translation MTDQSTSPSLTARMAAYATALRERGAIRTTPVERAFATVPRHLFLPGGYYTSGRFVPVPAEPAGDLLDRIYSDTALMTHVPKSSDAAGRYSSTSQPRVIAAMLEALQLTPGMKVLEIGAGTGYNASLIAAITGAEVITIDVSEVIVTEAAQAAERAGEKNVTALTADGYLGHPAKGPYDRIVVTCGVTGISPHWLDQLTDDGLIVVPVAHGGFHPTLTVHRDGQRLTGRGVMSSDFMAATGPLYAWPDGQTPALTEPLPAQDLVTRTNTGPVLDGDAYYDLWFHLGAQTGRTTRAYINGLDPAQGMACLHDPSRGTAWIQRTGHLHHVGDTAIADDLTTLVQQWTDLGRPAIADYRTVFERTEADEPVYHPVEWRLNDHCPKHA, from the coding sequence ATGACCGACCAGAGCACCAGCCCGTCCCTGACCGCCCGCATGGCCGCCTACGCGACCGCCCTGCGCGAACGCGGCGCGATCCGCACCACCCCGGTGGAGCGGGCCTTCGCCACTGTGCCCCGGCACCTGTTCCTGCCCGGCGGCTACTACACCAGCGGCCGTTTCGTCCCCGTGCCCGCCGAGCCCGCAGGCGACCTGCTGGACCGCATCTACTCCGACACCGCCCTGATGACCCACGTCCCCAAGAGCAGCGACGCCGCCGGACGCTACAGCTCCACCTCCCAGCCCCGCGTCATCGCCGCCATGCTCGAAGCCCTCCAGCTCACCCCCGGCATGAAGGTCCTGGAGATCGGGGCCGGGACCGGCTACAACGCCTCCCTGATCGCCGCCATCACCGGCGCCGAGGTCATCACCATCGACGTCTCCGAGGTCATCGTCACCGAAGCGGCCCAGGCCGCCGAACGGGCCGGAGAGAAGAATGTCACCGCCCTCACCGCCGACGGCTACCTCGGACACCCGGCCAAGGGCCCCTACGACCGGATCGTGGTCACCTGCGGCGTCACCGGCATCTCCCCCCACTGGCTCGACCAGCTCACCGACGACGGCCTCATCGTCGTCCCCGTCGCCCACGGCGGCTTCCACCCCACCCTCACCGTCCACCGCGACGGGCAACGGCTCACCGGCCGCGGCGTGATGTCCAGCGACTTCATGGCGGCGACCGGACCGCTGTACGCCTGGCCCGACGGCCAGACCCCGGCCCTGACCGAACCCCTGCCCGCCCAAGACCTCGTCACCCGCACGAACACCGGCCCCGTCCTGGACGGCGACGCCTACTACGACCTGTGGTTCCACCTCGGTGCCCAGACCGGCCGCACCACCCGCGCCTACATCAACGGCCTCGACCCCGCCCAGGGCATGGCCTGCCTCCACGACCCCAGCCGTGGCACCGCCTGGATCCAGCGCACCGGCCACCTCCACCACGTCGGCGACACGGCCATCGCCGACGACCTCACCACCCTCGTACAGCAGTGGACCGACCTCGGCCGACCCGCCATCGCCGACTACCGCACCGTCTTCGAGCGCACCGAGGCCGACGAGCCGGTGTACCACCCGGTCGAATGGCGCCTGAATGACCACTGCCCAAAGCACGCGTAG
- a CDS encoding lasso peptide biosynthesis B2 protein codes for MSTLVALPERVRLTRTEQITGHLAVGAAHLVTAALAARPDRLRSLLSFLARRAAPATGDQAARARAVVTTLSPRCGSGYGCLPRSIATALLCRLAGTWPTWKSGVRFPPLASHAWVEADGAAIGEDPPYIATFTITLAVPPGGSR; via the coding sequence GTGAGCACCCTCGTCGCCCTGCCCGAACGTGTCCGCCTCACCCGCACCGAACAGATCACCGGACATCTCGCCGTCGGGGCGGCCCACCTGGTCACCGCCGCCCTCGCCGCCCGCCCGGACCGGCTGCGCAGCCTCCTGAGCTTCCTCGCCCGCCGGGCCGCACCCGCCACCGGTGACCAGGCCGCTCGGGCCCGCGCGGTGGTGACGACTCTCAGCCCGCGCTGCGGCAGCGGCTACGGCTGCCTGCCCCGCTCGATCGCCACCGCCCTGCTGTGCCGCCTCGCCGGTACCTGGCCCACCTGGAAGAGCGGCGTGCGCTTCCCGCCCCTGGCCTCCCACGCATGGGTCGAAGCCGACGGCGCCGCGATCGGTGAAGACCCCCCGTACATCGCCACGTTCACCATCACCCTGGCCGTCCCACCCGGAGGAAGCCGATGA
- a CDS encoding PqqD family peptide modification chaperone, whose protein sequence is MTYRLARGVERIDADGSPMLFNTRTGGYFTLNDSAATALTALLGHSEQEGAAALVAAYGISADQAATDVRVLTASLTGLQLLEAR, encoded by the coding sequence ATGACCTATCGCCTCGCCCGCGGCGTCGAACGCATAGACGCCGACGGCTCACCGATGCTCTTCAACACCCGCACCGGCGGCTACTTCACCCTCAACGACTCCGCCGCCACCGCCCTCACCGCCCTGCTCGGCCACAGCGAACAAGAGGGAGCCGCGGCCCTGGTCGCCGCCTACGGCATCAGCGCCGACCAGGCGGCCACCGACGTCCGCGTACTGACCGCCAGCCTGACTGGCCTGCAGTTGCTGGAGGCGCGGTGA
- a CDS encoding asparagine synthase-related protein, whose protein sequence is MTEAAGAYRPPWFCVLPDDDAAGPLARRLSGQEAARTFKHTSGRPWLIASGWGKQLRTATAGPLKAVLIGSCPVSTARLRDLATRAAGTGQDEELAALPGSYYLITARRGVRSARGDVAGLNRLYYACVEGGWVLSNSPQHLADAAGTGVDRRWAALRLLAPSAPSPLVFSRSPYQGVTPIPPGSKAVLSPSRPVAVTRYWTPPEPVLPLDAGAERLREALARAVAARVASPPVASVQLSGGLDSAALAALAARARPTATTVLVTIGSRAADNPDERWARRTAGLLEGVDHLVLDPGSYPRIFQDLQSSQFALAEPAPFAASAARFRHTLRVLAERGSSAHLNGQGGDEALLAPLSYLPRAAARSVHRAWWHLRGHAALNRTSSLSLARAAATAGTYRQWLIRGADQLIAPASPAAALAGWEAPPRLPPWTAPEVIRDLRQELRAAAEAAEPVCGDIATHGTVARIRSVARRASLYRDAMHAAGVPGHFPYLDRSVIETALATLPEERTDPWAPKPLLTAAVTPLAPPGLLIRRDKGHYNHEIWTGLAAHHGELAELFHGSALSQAGLIDEKALRQHLAEAATRRLAPAFITETVALELWLRAARP, encoded by the coding sequence GTGACCGAGGCGGCCGGTGCGTACAGGCCGCCGTGGTTCTGCGTTCTGCCCGATGACGACGCCGCCGGGCCTTTGGCCCGGCGGCTTTCGGGGCAGGAGGCGGCCCGCACCTTCAAGCACACCTCCGGTCGGCCCTGGCTGATCGCGTCCGGGTGGGGGAAGCAACTGCGAACGGCCACGGCCGGTCCGCTGAAGGCGGTGCTGATCGGGTCCTGCCCGGTCAGCACCGCCCGCCTGCGGGACCTGGCCACCAGGGCAGCCGGGACCGGCCAGGACGAGGAGCTGGCCGCGCTGCCCGGCAGCTACTACCTGATCACCGCACGCCGGGGCGTCCGCAGTGCGCGGGGGGACGTTGCGGGCCTGAACCGGCTGTACTACGCGTGCGTCGAGGGCGGGTGGGTGCTGTCCAACAGCCCGCAGCATCTGGCGGACGCGGCGGGCACCGGGGTAGACCGACGGTGGGCGGCCCTGCGGCTGCTGGCTCCGAGCGCGCCGTCACCGCTGGTGTTCAGCCGCAGTCCGTACCAGGGCGTCACACCGATCCCCCCGGGGTCCAAGGCAGTGTTGAGCCCGTCCCGCCCGGTGGCCGTCACCCGCTACTGGACACCGCCCGAGCCCGTTCTCCCGCTCGATGCCGGGGCTGAGCGGCTGCGGGAGGCGCTGGCCCGGGCGGTCGCCGCCCGGGTGGCCTCCCCGCCGGTGGCGAGCGTGCAACTGTCGGGTGGGCTGGACTCGGCGGCGCTAGCGGCCCTGGCCGCCCGCGCCCGCCCGACGGCCACCACCGTGCTGGTCACCATCGGCTCGCGGGCAGCGGACAACCCCGATGAGCGGTGGGCCCGCCGCACAGCCGGGCTGCTTGAAGGGGTGGACCACCTGGTCCTGGACCCCGGCTCCTATCCGCGTATCTTCCAGGACCTCCAGAGCTCGCAGTTCGCGCTGGCAGAGCCCGCCCCGTTCGCCGCCTCGGCGGCCCGCTTCCGCCACACCCTGCGGGTGCTGGCCGAACGGGGAAGCAGCGCGCACCTCAACGGCCAGGGCGGCGACGAAGCTCTCCTTGCCCCGCTGTCCTACCTGCCCCGGGCCGCCGCCCGCAGTGTCCACCGCGCGTGGTGGCACCTGCGCGGCCACGCGGCCCTCAACCGCACCAGCAGCCTGAGCCTGGCACGGGCGGCGGCCACGGCGGGTACCTACCGGCAGTGGCTCATCCGGGGCGCCGACCAGCTCATCGCCCCGGCCAGCCCGGCGGCCGCCCTGGCCGGCTGGGAGGCACCACCGCGCCTTCCGCCGTGGACGGCGCCCGAGGTGATCCGTGATCTGCGGCAGGAGCTGCGGGCCGCAGCGGAGGCGGCCGAGCCGGTCTGCGGGGACATCGCCACCCACGGGACGGTGGCGCGGATCCGGTCCGTCGCCCGCCGCGCGAGCCTGTACCGGGACGCGATGCACGCAGCCGGGGTACCCGGCCACTTCCCCTACCTGGACCGGTCGGTGATCGAGACGGCCCTGGCAACACTGCCGGAGGAACGGACCGATCCCTGGGCCCCCAAGCCGCTGCTGACGGCGGCCGTCACCCCGCTCGCCCCGCCGGGCCTACTGATCAGGCGGGACAAGGGCCACTACAACCACGAGATCTGGACCGGCCTCGCAGCCCACCACGGCGAACTCGCCGAGCTCTTCCACGGATCCGCCCTGAGCCAGGCTGGGCTGATCGACGAGAAGGCCCTCCGCCAGCACCTGGCCGAGGCCGCCACCCGCCGCCTTGCGCCCGCGTTCATCACCGAGACCGTCGCCCTGGAGCTGTGGCTCCGGGCCGCCCGCCCCTGA
- a CDS encoding lasso RiPP family leader peptide-containing protein, which translates to MSKVTSGEQSTGSPAYEAPKVVAVGSFAADTLGDVSIGQSDDSDAGQYYTPEFAPTSRS; encoded by the coding sequence ATGAGCAAGGTGACCAGCGGCGAGCAGTCGACGGGTTCGCCCGCGTACGAGGCGCCGAAGGTGGTGGCGGTGGGGTCGTTCGCCGCCGACACCCTCGGGGACGTCAGCATCGGGCAGAGCGACGATTCGGATGCCGGGCAGTACTACACGCCCGAGTTCGCGCCGACCAGCCGCTCGTGA
- a CDS encoding ATP-binding protein, translating into MTIMVDKEAPMAPGFYLKARTGGFTVHLHASAEHVRRIRELTARTLDGAGVGADIAHSAELVASELVGNAVRACGPFAPLVVDVQAGADAVAVSVHDPDGEHLPRRGCGPLDDPHSESGRGLLLVDLLAPGWQAVLTPIGKQICCRLPLAEGDVHA; encoded by the coding sequence ATGACCATCATGGTGGACAAGGAAGCCCCGATGGCGCCGGGGTTCTACCTCAAGGCCCGGACCGGTGGATTCACCGTCCACCTGCACGCGTCCGCCGAGCATGTCCGGCGCATACGCGAACTGACCGCGCGCACGCTGGACGGCGCCGGAGTCGGAGCCGACATCGCGCACAGCGCTGAGCTGGTGGCCAGCGAACTGGTGGGCAACGCAGTGCGGGCCTGCGGCCCGTTCGCCCCGCTGGTCGTCGACGTCCAGGCCGGGGCGGATGCCGTCGCGGTCAGCGTGCACGACCCGGACGGCGAGCATCTGCCCCGCCGCGGCTGCGGCCCGCTGGATGATCCGCACTCCGAGTCCGGCCGAGGCCTGCTGCTGGTGGATCTGCTGGCCCCGGGCTGGCAGGCCGTGCTCACCCCCATCGGCAAGCAGATCTGCTGCCGCCTGCCGCTTGCCGAAGGAGACGTGCATGCCTGA